cagaaaagaatataaaacttaACTCATCTTTATCCCTCAGGCTTCTGGGGAGTCCTGACCCAGAGCCAACTGGGCAGCTTATACGAAACGTCCCAGGCAGCCTGCCCCTGGGTCCTGGCTGGCCCACCCGCCCAGCGGAGGCTGGCCCAGATGTTTCCAAGGGCCTGGGCAGCCCCAGCAAAGACACCCCCACCTCCGAATCATGGGAGCTTTGTGAGAGAGGACCGCTGGGTTGGGACCAGACAGGCCGAGGCACGTGGAAGGCAGCAGGCCTTGGTCTTGGGCTGGCCCCCTCTCGGGCAGAGCTGTTTGAGGCCACGTGTtatggggctgggtggagggctgGCCTGGGCCAGGATGCAGAGGGGCAGGCCCAGAGGCTGCTGTTCTGTCTGCATGAGTGGAAAGCGGTGGTGGCTGCGGGGCTGCAGGACAGGGGCAGAGCCTGGAGCCtctctgggcacctggcccagcaGGCGCCCCTGTCCTCGGGGAGGGAGTGGCCAGGGCGTGAAACACCCGAGTTGGAGCCCTCGCCCTGACTTGCTCTGAGACCTGGGATACACGCTTTCAGCCTTAACTCTGTCATCCAGAAAGTGCGGACCATAACCCTTGCCTGCTGTCCTCACGGGCCATCACCGTGGGAAGtcacagccagggctgggctgggctgggctgtgctggCCCATCACTCCCCTGCTGGCGTTTCCTCTGCGAGACTCTGCTTTCTGTCAAGCGGAGCTGATTCCGACCTCCCGAGGGAGGGAAGCATGTGTGAGGCTCACCCCTGTCGGCTGctcaggaaaggaggaagtcaagATGCTGCCCTCTGCCCAACCCTGGAGGCCTGCCCGGGCCTCTGCAGCTCTGCAGGCTCAGACGTTGGTCTCAAGCTCGCTGATTTCAATGGTGCAGTGGTCCAGGCTGGCGGCAGGCGGCTCCTCGTCCTGCTCCACCTGGACAGGGatgtggtgggggcaggtggggcccagggtCAGCTCTGAGGCCTTGGCCACGCTTTTCACACAGCCATTCTGCTGGGTCGCCATGATCTCCTGGAGGCTCACTGGCTTGGTCTCGCAGGGCAGCAGTTTCtgcggggaggggacaggcctTAGTAGCCGCTGGAAGGGGGTAGACAGCAGGGAGGACCGAACAAGCAAGGCCTGGGAACAATGCCATCATTCTTTGTACAGATGTGCCATGGGACCTCGGTGGGTCACAGGGCCTCTCTTGGCTAtcctgcctcctcctggggctgtCCTAGTAGAGGAGGGACCCTGACCCACAGGGTGCAGTGAGGGGAGTgagcccctgcctgggcctcagcaTCCTCCCCGTGGAGCTGGGCAGCCCGAGACTCGCTACTCGTGGTTGTTGAAGGAGCCCTGAAGCCCCCGAACCCCTGCAGACTCGCAACATCTGCGTTGCTGTCAGCTGGCGCAGCGCCACCCCCACGCTGGGGCGCAGCTCCCCTCGGGTGGGGTGTTAGCTTCCTGGAGCAGTGGTGCTCAACAGCTGGCTGTGAGAGGGGTTAGTCACCACTGGTACcaggtgagaaactgaggcagagagttGTGGAGGGACTGAAGGCCCCCTGCTGGTGAAGGGAAGATCGGTGTTCATCCCACCCAGGCCTCACCCACTGGGGGCTCttgggtggctgggctggggcggAGGCATTGTTCTCACCTCGGTGACTGTGTCCTGAGCAAAGTCCTTCCGGCAGATGTGGGCCATGATCCCTGCAGCCAGCGCGTCACCCAGCACATTAATCATGGTGCGGAAGCGGTCCCTGGGGGGCCAAGGTGGGCCGTGAGCAGCGGGCACTTGTaaggggagctgggagagggcagggccagcagccccTGCGGGCAGCAGTGGCCAGGGCAGAGCCCCCAGGGAGGTGCTTTCCAAGTGCTCCGAAGCCCACCACTCCCTCAGCGGTGGGAAGGTGGGCGGGTGCGGGGCTTCTTGGGCCTGCACAGAGCAGGGGGCCTGTGCTCGGCAGGGCCCAGGCCCGGTTTAAAGGTTTGCTCTCACCCTCCCGGAATTCTTCACAATTTGTAAACAGGGGACTCCAGATTTTCAGTTTTGGAAACTGGGCTCCACAAATTATGCAGCCAGGCCAGTGTTGATGGGTAAGGCCTCCCACTGTGCCAAACCAGGGCatttcccctgcccaccccaaaaGCCTGCTGCTCGAGGGGAGGGGCCACCCCCACTCACAGAGCCCAGTCGACTGCGATGATGAGGGTGATGTCGTCAGTGGGCAGTCCCACGGAGGTGAGCACAATGACCATGGTGACGAGCCCGGCCTGGGGGATGCCGGCTGCCCCAatgctggctgctgtggctgtgATGCTGCAGagcgggtggggagaggaagaggagaagcagcGGGGCAGGTGCCATGTTGGGGCCCTGGCCCCAAAGGAGGCCGGAGTGCCTGCGCCTCTGGGACAGCCATATGGGGCAGGGGCTGTTAGGAAGGCCACAGCAAGGAGTTCTTGTTGGGGGAACAGGTTCCTGCTTGAGGCCTGACAGACCCATGGGCCCCCATCCTGGCCCTAGCAGAACCTCCTGAGGTGTCTGTGGAAAACCCTTTGTCAGGAGCTGCTGCTTCTGTGGGTTTCCAGGACGCTGCACAGCTCTGCCCGGCCTCCCTCTGGGGCCAGGCCCGCAGGGTCAGACTCGTGCCCTCAGGCGGACATGGGAGGCCTTCCTCTCggcctctgcccctcacctcaGCACCTTCCCTCAGCTCCAGCCGCACCCGCTGCCGCTCCATTGTCCCCAGTCCTGCCCCTGGCCTCTGCTTCCTTTGTGCTTGCCTGCAGGGCCCTCCCTCTGGATCTCAGCTTCCCGGCCTGCTCGGAGCCGCCCGCTCTGCAGGGCTCTGCGGGGGAAGGAGCTCAGTGCCGCCAGTCGCACAGGTCAGGTCATGGCCCCAACCCTAGTGTTGACTTGCTGTGTGGCCTAGAATGAGCCCCTCgccttctctgggcctcggaGACCCCCTTCCAATCTGGGAGTTTGAGCATCTGAACAGCAGCCACCCTTCTACCCCAATCCACCTGGGCGCGGGGTGTCAGGAGCACACCTGATGGTGATGATCTGACCGAAGTCCAGCTCGTAGTTGTTGACCTGGGCGATGAAGATGGCGGCCACAGCCTCGTAGAGCGCCGTGCCGTCCATGTTGATGGTGGCGCCCACGGGCAGCACAAAGCGGGCGATGCGCCGGTCGATGTGGTTGTTCTCCAGCAGGCACTTGAAGGTGATGGGCAGTGTGGCGGAGCTGCAGGCAGAGAGGCCGGCGCCTGCCCACCATCCTCCTCCAGGATGGTCAGGGCCTCTGGGTGGCCAGCCCGTCGTGGGGGAGAACAGGCTGGAGGGGCTCTGACCATGGTCGGGGTGGCACCCTTTGGGGccacccaggcccagggcctcaggGTCACACAGGTCAGGAAGGGACTTACACCAGCAGAATGCCTGCTGTGCGCAAGCACCTCGCGTTACGCACACTGTCGTGTGATCCTCACGGctccctgtgggggtgggggttgagtcctttttacagatgaagagactaAAGCCCAGAAGGGAGGGCGGACTGACCCAAAGCCACCCTCCCTGGGTTCCTATTCCAGCCTCCTTCTAGCCGCGTGGCCCGGGCGGGCTCCTTAACCTGTGTGTGCCGAGTGTCCTTGTGCAGCAGGGAGGACGACAGAGCTGCCAGGGCGGCTCGACGAGGAAGCGCTCGGCACAGTGGCTGCCCCGTCACAAGTGCTCAGGCGATGGTGGCTGCCACTGTGGCTGTCGCTGTTTTGTCACTAGAGCTCCTGGTGGCAGTGCCGGGACCAGCACTGACATCTGTGTGGCCCCAGAGCCCTTCCTACCCCGCCGGTCACTGGGGGCCCGGGGACCCCACTCCCACTTGCGAGAGCCTCCGATGAGCCCAGACGGGCTGGGCTGAGGTGGTGGTTCCTGTCCAGCAGGAGGTGGCCAAGGGCTGCCGGCCCTGGCAGGCTGTGGCCCGTGACGTGGGGACAGCCACTGGGGGCTCGATCTTTCCTCTTcacctctggcctctgccctgggTGGGGATTCCTGGATACAGCACGTGGGGTTTTTCCTCCCTGTGGCTCTGCTCCCCCCGAGTCCGGGGTGAGGTGCTTCTGCTACTACAGGGTTTGTGGTGGccctcattcccattttacagattgggACCCTGAGGCCCGGGCAGAGAAGGCagtaggggctggagggaggagttAGGCTTTGGAGCCAGAGAAATGGGGGCCTGAGCTCAGGCAGTTTCCTCCATGTCGGGGGTTCCTCACTGTGGGCAGAACCACCCTTTCCTCCCATGATCAGAGCACCTAACCCCATGCGAATAACCATTTCCTCCTCCTTGACTGACAGCTGGGTCTGCAAGACTTGGACTCCCTGGGGGGGCCGTCTTCATGGGGCTGCGGTCTGGGAGCCTCAAGGGCGGGCGTTGCGGCGTCCAGCCACCGGACCGGCCTTTCCCCTGGTTTGTCATCTCCGTTAACCCCACAGCAGCCCTCTGGGGAGGCTGCAGTGATCCCCAGACTGTAGACGGGGGGCCTGATGCCCAGGGAGGTCCAGTGCTTGCCCgtgtcacacagctagtgggtAAGGGAACTGGGATTCCAATCCCCATTCACAGTGACCAGTGACGCTGCCAAGGCTGTAACAGGGCCTCTAAGCAGGATGTCTCAGTGACAGCAGGCAGGCACAGCCCCTGAACGGCACCGGGCCTGACGCTGCAGAAGCACCATGTGCCGGCAAGAGGCCACACGAGTGGAGATTCATCACCCCCCAGCTTGCCCTGCCCCTGGCACGTGGAGGCTGACCCCCGTGCGGACGAGCGAACCTGAGGTCTGTGGGCAGTGGGGGTAGGGGAAGGCCTCAAGAGACGACAAAGGCTTTCTGCCACCTGGGCAGGTGGGGCCTCAAACATTACATTTCAGAAATTGGTCTTGTTACTGTAACTACCTCTAAGTTTGTGAAGCAGGCTTTACTGCCACTTTCCAGGAATCTGTGGCTGTGGACAAATGATGGCTTAACAGATGGACAAGGCTgggccaccaccacctcccctgtACTGCCCACTGCCGAGGGCTacctggaggaggtggccagTGCGATGAGCAGGGCCTGGAGGACACCGCGGATGAAGACGATGGGGTTCTTTTTGGTGATGAAGAAGTAGAGCAGGGGCAGGATGAAGAGGCCGTGGACCACCAGCCCACACACTACAGTGACCGCGTAGAAGCCCAGCTTTTTCCCCACGGCTGTGGGGTCATCCATCTCCAGGATCTTGCCGGCGATGAGGAACACGATACCGAAGGGGAAGTACCtgttgtgggggcagggcagccggCTCAGAGCCAGGCAGGTGAGGGCCCCAGGAGGCCCTGGCACTGCATCCCTGCCTGGCCTGGCTTCCCTGAGTCTGCCGGGGCTCGGAGGGCTGACTGGAACTGAGCGCCTGGTGCCTGGCATGCGGCATCATCAAACCACCGCCCTCCGCCGGCCCAGCCCGCACAACCCTCCTGCCCAGGCCTCTGAGGAGTACGCCTGCCCTCTGCAGGCCCACATTTCAGCCCGGCTACGCCACAGTCTGcgcgtgtgaccttgggcagaccTCTGCATTTCCCCATCTAAACTGCAGGGTTGGACTGGAAGATTTCTAAGGTCTGAGCTCTGAACTGAGGAGTGGCAGCTGGTTCTCCCTTCCAGAGTTTCCTTCCTCCAGACACTGAGCTGATGAGCGCCATGTGATGGGGGCACCGGGCCAGCAGAGCCAGAAGTGGCAGGCCCGGGGCTGGAACCAGGCCCGGTCAGGGCCGGGGATCCAGGGGAGCACGTGTGACTCTggaggccccaggccagggctccatCCCCTGGGCAGCCCACCTCTAGGAGGACAGAGGATGGGGCCCTGGGGTCCCTCTGTCTGCCCAGGGGAGGAGtggaagagggtggggaaggagaggccaTTCCCATCCTGGCAAGGCTTACCACACCGCCACTGCCACAATCTTCATGACGGACTCATTGAGGCACTGGCAGAAGCTGACCAGGGGGGCCCCGCTGTCACCCATGCGGCCCAGCATGATGCCTGCAGGGGCAGGGACACACGAGCATATCACTGACCGCACAGGCCAAGGCGAAGGCAGGTGTGATAGCTGCACATGACAGCAGTGCTGGTGGCAAGGTGGGGACAGACCCCCCACGCACACACGGATCTTGCCCTTGGCTGACTTCCCAGCAGCCTCCGTACACCAGTGtttcccctgctccccctccccttctccttggcCTCCACCCGAGGACCAGGGCCGTGACCTTGCCACAGGGCTctcatctcttccttctctctcatccTTTTCCCACACCGCAGCAAGTGTCGTCCTCTTCCGACAAAAGCGCTCCTTGCTGAACGCCCCCGCCGGCTTCCCTGATGACCTAGACCATGACCAAGCTCCCTGCTGCTCCCG
This Phyllostomus discolor isolate MPI-MPIP mPhyDis1 chromosome 5, mPhyDis1.pri.v3, whole genome shotgun sequence DNA region includes the following protein-coding sequences:
- the SLC1A7 gene encoding excitatory amino acid transporter 5 isoform X3 codes for the protein MCTEWCCARCQQPGLTMVLGAVLARGRDVFRRNGLLILSVLSVTVGCLLGFFLRTRRLSPQEISYFQFPGELLMRMLKMLILPLVVSSLISGLASLDAKTSGRLGILTVAYYLWTTFVAVIVGIIMVSIIHPGRAAQKEATEQSGKPIMSSADALLDLIRNMFPANLVEATFKQYRTKTTPVIESPKVASEEAPPRRVLIYGVREENGSHIQNFALDLTPPPEVIYKSEPGTSDGMNVLGIVMFSATMGIMLGRMGDSGAPLVSFCQCLNESVMKIVAVAVWYFPFGIVFLIAGKILEMDDPTAVGKKLGFYAVTVVCGLVVHGLFILPLLYFFITKKNPIVFIRGVLQALLIALATSSRAPPACSPPRRAGHPEALTILEEDGGQAPASLPAAPPHCPSPSSACWRTTTSTGASPALCCPWAPPSTWTARRSTRLWPPSSSPRSTTTSWTSVRSSPSASQPQQPALGQPASPRPGSSPWSLCSPPWDCPLTTSPSSSQSTGLWTASAP
- the SLC1A7 gene encoding excitatory amino acid transporter 5 isoform X1, translating into MCTEWCCARCQQPGLTMVLGAVLARGRDVFRRNGLLILSVLSVTVGCLLGFFLRTRRLSPQEISYFQFPGELLMRMLKMLILPLVVSSLISGLASLDAKTSGRLGILTVAYYLWTTFVAVIVGIIMVSIIHPGRAAQKEATEQSGKPIMSSADALLDLIRNMFPANLVEATFKQYRTKTTPVIESPKVASEEAPPRRVLIYGVREENGSHIQNFALDLTPPPEVIYKSEPGTSDGMNVLGIVMFSATMGIMLGRMGDSGAPLVSFCQCLNESVMKIVAVAVWYFPFGIVFLIAGKILEMDDPTAVGKKLGFYAVTVVCGLVVHGLFILPLLYFFITKKNPIVFIRGVLQALLIALATSSSSATLPITFKCLLENNHIDRRIARFVLPVGATINMDGTALYEAVAAIFIAQVNNYELDFGQIITISITATAASIGAAGIPQAGLVTMVIVLTSVGLPTDDITLIIAVDWALDRFRTMINVLGDALAAGIMAHICRKDFAQDTVTEKLLPCETKPVSLQEIMATQQNGCVKSVAKASELTLGPTCPHHIPVQVEQDEEPPAASLDHCTIEISELETNV
- the SLC1A7 gene encoding excitatory amino acid transporter 5 isoform X4; the protein is MCTEWCCARCQQPGLTMVLGAVLARGRDVFRRNGLLILSVLSVTVGCLLGFFLRTRRLSPQEISYFQFPGELLMRMLKMLILPLVVSRNMFPANLVEATFKQYRTKTTPVIESPKVASEEAPPRRVLIYGVREENGSHIQNFALDLTPPPEVIYKSEPGTSDGMNVLGIVMFSATMGIMLGRMGDSGAPLVSFCQCLNESVMKIVAVAVWYFPFGIVFLIAGKILEMDDPTAVGKKLGFYAVTVVCGLVVHGLFILPLLYFFITKKNPIVFIRGVLQALLIALATSSSSATLPITFKCLLENNHIDRRIARFVLPVGATINMDGTALYEAVAAIFIAQVNNYELDFGQIITISITATAASIGAAGIPQAGLVTMVIVLTSVGLPTDDITLIIAVDWALDRFRTMINVLGDALAAGIMAHICRKDFAQDTVTEKLLPCETKPVSLQEIMATQQNGCVKSVAKASELTLGPTCPHHIPVQVEQDEEPPAASLDHCTIEISELETNV
- the SLC1A7 gene encoding excitatory amino acid transporter 5 isoform X5 gives rise to the protein MPSSWKQAGHCLISGLASLDAKTSGRLGILTVAYYLWTTFVAVIVGIIMVSIIHPGRAAQKEATEQSGKPIMSSADALLDLIRNMFPANLVEATFKQYRTKTTPVIESPKVASEEAPPRRVLIYGVREENGSHIQNFALDLTPPPEVIYKSEPGTSDGMNVLGIVMFSATMGIMLGRMGDSGAPLVSFCQCLNESVMKIVAVAVWYFPFGIVFLIAGKILEMDDPTAVGKKLGFYAVTVVCGLVVHGLFILPLLYFFITKKNPIVFIRGVLQALLIALATSSSSATLPITFKCLLENNHIDRRIARFVLPVGATINMDGTALYEAVAAIFIAQVNNYELDFGQIITISITATAASIGAAGIPQAGLVTMVIVLTSVGLPTDDITLIIAVDWALDRFRTMINVLGDALAAGIMAHICRKDFAQDTVTEKLLPCETKPVSLQEIMATQQNGCVKSVAKASELTLGPTCPHHIPVQVEQDEEPPAASLDHCTIEISELETNV
- the SLC1A7 gene encoding excitatory amino acid transporter 5 isoform X2 encodes the protein MCTEWCCARCQQPGLTMVLGAVLARGRDVFRRNGLLILSVLSVTVGCLLGFFLRTRRLSPQEISYFQFPGELLMRMLKMLILPLVVSSLISGLASLDAKTSGRLGILTVAYYLWTTFVAVIVGIIMVSIIHPGRAAQKEATEQSGKPIMSSADALLDLIRNMFPANLVEATFKQYRTKTTPVIESPKVASEEAPPRRVLIYGVREENGSHIQNFALDLTPPPEVIYKSEPGTSDGMNVLGIVMFSATMGIMLGRMGDSGAPLVSFCQCLNESVMKIVAVAVWYFPFGIVFLIAGKILEMDDPTAVGKKLGFYAVTVVCGLVVHGLFILPLLYFFITKKNPIVFIRGVLQALLIALATSSRAPPACSPPRRAGHPEALTILEEDGGQAPASLPAAPPHCPSPSSACWRTTTSTGASPALCCPWAPPSTWTARRSTRLWPPSSSPRSTTTSWTSVRSSPSGVLLTPRAQVDWGRRVAAVQMLKLPDWKGVSEAQRRRGAHSRPHSKSTLGLGP